The following are encoded in a window of Leptospira selangorensis genomic DNA:
- the pnp gene encoding polyribonucleotide nucleotidyltransferase gives MAKSINGQFGRDSITLETGDWAKQAHGSVVYKTGNLVLLATVCAADEPKEGQDFFPLTCEYSEKVYSVGRFPGGYFKREAKPYEHEVLNSRIIDRPIRPLFPEGYFCEVQLQVTVLSADNEISTAGHALNAASAALTISNIPFNGPIAGARVGRINGELVINPSNKEILNSDLDLVVAGTKTHIVMIEGEAKELSNSEMLEALKFAHQHIAKFVELQESWAKELAVVKKEVKLRVKDETLLGEVRKYAFDKVSAANKTADKASRNKEISNANKEVVEHFKETVTESEKIKDIKNFLHELEYEIVREQVLKEGVRFDGRKLDEIRNISVEMSPLPGVHGSAVFTRGQTQSLGTVTLGTASDNQRYETLEGQKEKNFMLHYNFPAFSVGEVRRSSGPGRREIGHGNLAERALKLVLPKPDDFPYVIRVVSEILESNGSSSMASVCSGSLALMAAGVPIKSAVSGIAMGLFSDESGRFAVLSDIAGLEDHFGDMDCKIAGTRKGITAFQMDLKVTGVAFNVLEAVFAQAEKARFHILDVMEKSISKAADSVSRTAPKIIVKYIPKDRIGELIGPGGKNIRGIIEASGADINIDDDGKVTIAGANQEQAEKAAGMVEGFFAEVEVGKIYEGKVKRITDFGAFVEILPGKEGLCHISKLDSKRVNSVKDVVKEGEIIRVRVLNVDKTGKIDLSRRDALEV, from the coding sequence ATGGCTAAATCTATTAATGGCCAATTTGGCCGTGATTCAATCACTCTCGAAACGGGAGATTGGGCGAAGCAAGCCCACGGGTCCGTAGTATATAAAACCGGAAATCTAGTTTTATTAGCAACTGTTTGTGCCGCAGACGAACCTAAAGAAGGCCAAGACTTCTTCCCACTTACTTGCGAATATTCTGAAAAAGTTTATTCAGTAGGTAGATTCCCAGGTGGATATTTCAAAAGAGAAGCAAAACCTTATGAGCATGAGGTTTTAAATTCAAGGATCATCGATAGACCGATCCGTCCTCTTTTCCCTGAAGGATATTTCTGCGAAGTTCAATTGCAGGTAACTGTTCTTTCTGCGGATAACGAAATTTCTACAGCTGGTCACGCGCTTAATGCTGCTTCTGCTGCATTAACGATCTCTAATATTCCTTTTAATGGTCCAATCGCTGGAGCAAGAGTAGGAAGAATTAACGGAGAACTCGTAATCAATCCTAGTAACAAAGAGATCCTGAATTCCGATCTGGATCTGGTAGTTGCAGGAACTAAAACCCATATCGTAATGATAGAGGGAGAGGCAAAAGAATTATCCAACTCTGAAATGTTGGAAGCGTTAAAATTTGCCCACCAACATATCGCTAAATTTGTAGAACTTCAAGAATCCTGGGCGAAAGAACTCGCTGTAGTTAAAAAAGAAGTCAAACTCAGAGTAAAAGATGAAACTCTTTTAGGCGAAGTTCGTAAATACGCATTCGATAAGGTTTCTGCTGCAAACAAAACTGCAGATAAAGCTTCTCGTAATAAAGAAATTTCTAATGCAAACAAAGAAGTTGTAGAACACTTCAAAGAAACCGTAACTGAGTCCGAAAAGATCAAGGACATCAAAAACTTCTTACATGAACTCGAGTATGAGATCGTAAGGGAGCAGGTATTAAAAGAAGGAGTTCGTTTCGACGGAAGAAAGTTGGACGAGATCCGAAATATCAGCGTAGAGATGAGCCCTCTTCCTGGAGTTCACGGTTCTGCAGTATTTACAAGAGGCCAAACCCAGTCTTTGGGAACAGTAACTCTCGGAACTGCATCTGACAACCAACGTTATGAAACATTGGAAGGCCAGAAAGAAAAGAACTTCATGCTTCATTATAACTTCCCTGCATTCTCAGTAGGAGAAGTAAGAAGATCTTCCGGACCAGGTCGTAGAGAGATCGGTCACGGAAACTTGGCAGAAAGAGCTCTTAAATTGGTTCTTCCTAAGCCGGATGATTTCCCTTATGTAATCAGAGTTGTGTCCGAAATTTTAGAATCCAATGGATCTTCTTCCATGGCTTCCGTATGTTCCGGATCATTGGCTCTAATGGCAGCGGGTGTTCCGATCAAGTCCGCAGTTTCCGGAATTGCAATGGGATTATTCTCCGATGAGAGTGGAAGATTTGCAGTATTATCCGATATCGCAGGATTAGAAGATCATTTCGGTGATATGGATTGTAAAATCGCAGGAACCAGAAAAGGGATCACCGCATTCCAAATGGACTTAAAAGTAACCGGTGTTGCGTTTAACGTTCTAGAAGCGGTCTTTGCTCAGGCAGAAAAAGCTCGTTTCCATATTTTGGATGTAATGGAAAAATCCATCTCCAAAGCTGCGGATTCGGTTTCTCGCACAGCTCCAAAAATTATCGTTAAATATATACCTAAAGATCGTATCGGGGAACTCATCGGTCCAGGTGGTAAAAATATCCGCGGGATCATCGAAGCATCCGGTGCGGATATCAATATAGACGACGATGGAAAAGTGACTATCGCTGGAGCCAACCAAGAGCAGGCAGAAAAAGCTGCAGGCATGGTAGAAGGTTTCTTCGCGGAAGTCGAAGTAGGAAAAATTTACGAAGGTAAAGTGAAACGTATTACCGATTTCGGTGCCTTTGTGGAGATCCTACCAGGTAAAGAAGGACTTTGCCATATTTCCAAATTGGATTCCAAACGTGTGAATTCAGTGAAAGACGTAGTGAAAGAAGGTGAGATCATCCGTGTCCGCGTATTGAACGTGGATAAAACAGGTAAGATCGATCTTTCCAGAAGAGACGCTCTCGAAGTTTAA
- a CDS encoding M16 family metallopeptidase produces MVFLEEKNHKITLGNGLVVLFQRAPYSVSVSMGVYVKVGSRSETLENAGYCHFLEHMLFKDTEKRTAKQQAEDWERVGAYSNAATSREYTYFHATLASRDLELGLELLSEMMFQPLFRDQDIRTEAEVVLEEMKGYEDSPEDAIHDFYYNNLFRENSLGRDIIGTEASIRGVTPTSLRNFYETYYHPENMILSLSGNYEPEFVFDLISKYFSQSVKKGKEGTFETPKKEFGYFRKGNKETEQAYFILGGEGFPRNFHDATRLSLLTHVLGGGMSSRLFQKVREEKGLCYHITSYPSSYRDVGINSIVCSTSKERFAESLELILEEVKLFVDKGVTSQELKDAKTNHEGSLSIGYEHTESRMNNIAFQELYYGKYNSLENRIKEIHSVTEEEINQTVRKIFALPELHLSVLAKLKAKEEQKIKSIFGSYSY; encoded by the coding sequence TTGGTTTTTCTGGAAGAAAAAAATCATAAAATAACATTAGGGAACGGGCTTGTAGTCTTGTTCCAAAGAGCTCCCTATTCAGTAAGCGTGTCTATGGGAGTGTATGTAAAAGTGGGATCCAGGTCCGAGACTTTGGAAAACGCTGGTTACTGTCATTTCCTAGAACATATGCTTTTCAAAGACACTGAAAAGCGAACTGCAAAACAACAAGCGGAAGATTGGGAAAGAGTAGGAGCTTACTCTAACGCGGCCACTTCCAGAGAATACACTTACTTTCATGCAACCTTAGCTTCCAGAGATCTGGAACTCGGATTGGAATTACTTTCAGAGATGATGTTCCAACCTTTGTTTAGAGACCAAGATATCCGTACAGAAGCGGAAGTTGTCTTGGAAGAAATGAAAGGTTACGAAGATTCTCCGGAAGACGCAATCCACGATTTTTATTATAATAATTTATTCAGAGAAAATTCTTTAGGAAGAGATATTATAGGGACTGAAGCCTCGATCAGAGGAGTTACTCCTACAAGTCTTAGAAACTTTTACGAAACCTATTATCATCCGGAGAATATGATACTTTCTCTTTCCGGAAATTATGAGCCGGAATTTGTATTCGATCTGATTTCCAAATATTTCTCCCAGTCAGTTAAAAAAGGAAAAGAAGGAACATTCGAAACTCCTAAAAAAGAATTCGGATATTTCCGCAAAGGGAATAAGGAAACCGAGCAAGCCTATTTCATTTTAGGCGGAGAAGGTTTTCCTCGTAATTTTCACGATGCAACTAGACTTTCTCTTCTCACACATGTTTTAGGTGGGGGGATGTCTTCTCGTTTATTCCAAAAAGTCAGAGAAGAAAAAGGACTTTGTTATCATATCACAAGTTATCCTTCTTCTTATCGTGATGTTGGGATCAATTCGATCGTATGTTCCACTTCCAAAGAAAGATTTGCAGAAAGTCTGGAATTAATCTTAGAAGAAGTTAAACTTTTTGTAGATAAGGGAGTTACTTCCCAAGAATTGAAAGATGCCAAGACCAACCACGAGGGAAGTCTTTCCATAGGTTACGAGCATACTGAAAGTAGAATGAATAATATCGCTTTCCAAGAGCTTTATTATGGAAAATACAATTCTTTAGAAAATAGGATCAAAGAGATCCATTCAGTAACTGAAGAAGAGATTAATCAAACCGTTCGAAAAATATTCGCACTTCCGGAGTTACATCTTTCCGTTTTGGCAAAATTAAAAGCGAAAGAAGAACAAAAAATAAAATCCATTTTCGGATCCTATTCGTACTAA
- the dut gene encoding dUTP diphosphatase — MKIPVKKLKEKALLPEIKTSGSAGYDIAACLDSTLTLPVGEVVLVPTGLSFAIPEGFHFEIRPRSGFSTKFKILIPNTPGTIDSDYRGELMVPLLNLGKEPYLLEDKTRIAQLLIRRTWHTDWELVNELPESERGAGGFGSTGF; from the coding sequence ATGAAAATCCCGGTTAAAAAGTTAAAAGAGAAAGCATTACTCCCGGAGATCAAAACTTCAGGTTCCGCCGGTTATGATATTGCTGCCTGTTTGGATTCCACTCTTACATTACCTGTCGGGGAAGTAGTTTTAGTTCCTACAGGACTTTCTTTTGCGATCCCGGAAGGATTTCATTTTGAGATCAGACCCCGCTCCGGATTTTCTACAAAGTTTAAGATCTTAATTCCGAATACTCCAGGCACAATCGACTCAGATTATAGAGGAGAATTAATGGTGCCTCTGCTGAATCTGGGAAAAGAACCTTATCTTCTCGAAGACAAAACTAGAATTGCTCAATTATTGATCCGTCGTACCTGGCATACTGATTGGGAGTTGGTGAACGAACTTCCTGAATCGGAAAGAGGAGCGGGCGGTTTCGGAAGTACAGGGTTCTGA
- a CDS encoding FtsK/SpoIIIE family DNA translocase encodes MDRRDQIIGQNIAIWEKGRAALPYLLLFTGIFLTLSLGSFTIAENGVEANLFGRLGHYLSWGFLYLFGNASFVPGIMLILTGGILLAKPAQDVTNKLLTIPLFLLAVAVSLNVFGNVSTVPFASNGGVLGQALAVALEYLLGSTGRLLIHFVVYFYGILVYLNESPVHFLGRLLAQSGGDWKEQWLSGYMSGRTKKEDEIPNYEPAFGKTKSTDWSKGLSGMMNSIPSWKETNTEVSEENVPPWFRREVSGPSSEKQNPAKTPTNLESYIQKAKGNSKSPDLRESNVQYKNSGLLQGFFEDDRKIFQFQTASSRLVEKVYGVPERKEEVPAASSKKAWEILDLRSETSTLTSFVEEEVLHAVPETEEFEEEIRPFVSNKEIIEEVSAEEEELQEEGEEFEEWTEEEDSLDELENSEEEYEEEIEESEEPTVVVEAEPIVIPNTLLSPPVGTPTAAPEKKQEKPKQSELPFTPVSMVPVFRSKRSVYHIPLNRLKSNPTKVQDALFKVESEKVAFEIENALKVYGYEAKVVGWERGPIITRYELTPPPGVKLGRITSLTDELRMYLAVKNIRIVAPIPGKSTIGIEVPNKHREDVFLGDILRSSLAPKPKKDLNIVIGKDISGKLVSIDLNKLPHLLVAGTTGSGKSVCLNAMIASLVLNLSPEEVRFIMIDPKMVELTLFEDIPHLLMPVIKDARKATKSLSWVIQEMEARYEAVSQLKCRDFRSYNEKVEEHYHKEGYNKMPYLVVFIDELADLMMVSGKDLEDAITRISQKSRAVGIHLVMATQRPSVDVITGLIKANCPARIAFHVAQKTDSKIILDMNGAESLLGKGDMLYKSPTSADLARIQAPFISEEEIEKIVEEAKKYGAPTYVEFDLEEETESESAEEMDEELFDKAWEIVRTDRKASASYLQRRLKIGYNRAARIMELMEERGYVSPILGSKGREILRSA; translated from the coding sequence ATGGATAGAAGGGACCAAATTATCGGACAAAATATAGCGATTTGGGAAAAGGGACGGGCGGCATTGCCGTATCTTCTACTTTTCACCGGGATTTTTCTGACCCTTTCTCTGGGTTCTTTTACCATCGCCGAAAATGGAGTGGAAGCTAACCTTTTTGGTAGGCTCGGCCATTATCTTTCCTGGGGATTTTTATACTTATTCGGGAATGCTTCTTTTGTTCCTGGGATCATGCTTATCTTAACTGGTGGGATCCTTCTTGCGAAACCCGCTCAGGATGTTACGAACAAACTTCTTACCATTCCATTATTCTTACTCGCAGTCGCTGTGAGTTTGAATGTTTTCGGAAATGTTTCTACAGTTCCATTTGCATCTAACGGTGGAGTTCTTGGCCAAGCATTAGCTGTGGCCTTGGAATATCTTCTAGGTTCTACAGGAAGACTTCTCATCCATTTCGTGGTCTATTTTTACGGCATACTTGTTTATTTGAACGAATCTCCGGTCCATTTTTTAGGAAGGCTTCTTGCACAAAGCGGCGGGGACTGGAAGGAGCAATGGCTTTCCGGTTATATGAGTGGAAGAACCAAAAAAGAAGATGAGATCCCAAATTACGAACCCGCATTTGGCAAAACCAAATCTACTGATTGGTCCAAGGGTCTTTCCGGTATGATGAATTCAATTCCTTCTTGGAAAGAAACAAACACTGAAGTTTCGGAAGAGAATGTACCTCCTTGGTTTCGCAGAGAAGTTTCGGGACCTTCTTCGGAGAAACAAAACCCTGCGAAAACTCCTACAAATTTAGAATCTTATATCCAAAAAGCAAAGGGAAACTCTAAGTCCCCAGACTTAAGAGAATCTAACGTGCAGTATAAAAATTCGGGTCTTCTCCAAGGTTTTTTTGAAGACGATAGAAAAATTTTCCAATTCCAAACCGCTTCTTCTCGTCTTGTGGAGAAAGTTTACGGAGTTCCCGAAAGAAAAGAAGAAGTTCCGGCTGCTTCTTCTAAAAAGGCCTGGGAGATCTTGGATTTGAGAAGTGAAACTTCTACACTTACTTCTTTTGTCGAAGAAGAAGTTTTGCATGCGGTTCCTGAAACGGAAGAGTTTGAAGAAGAAATCCGACCATTTGTTTCTAATAAAGAAATTATAGAAGAAGTCTCGGCTGAAGAGGAAGAACTCCAAGAAGAAGGCGAAGAATTCGAAGAATGGACCGAAGAGGAAGATTCTTTAGACGAATTAGAAAACTCGGAAGAAGAATACGAGGAAGAAATAGAAGAATCTGAGGAGCCAACGGTAGTAGTAGAGGCGGAGCCGATCGTTATTCCTAACACTTTACTTTCTCCTCCTGTAGGAACTCCTACAGCTGCTCCTGAGAAGAAACAAGAGAAACCGAAACAATCTGAACTTCCATTTACTCCAGTTTCTATGGTGCCGGTATTCCGTTCTAAACGTTCCGTGTATCATATTCCTCTGAATCGTTTGAAGAGTAATCCTACAAAAGTCCAGGATGCACTTTTCAAAGTTGAATCCGAAAAGGTAGCTTTCGAGATCGAGAACGCACTGAAAGTGTATGGTTACGAAGCTAAGGTAGTAGGTTGGGAACGAGGCCCTATTATCACTCGTTACGAACTCACTCCTCCTCCTGGCGTAAAATTAGGAAGGATCACTTCTTTGACTGACGAGCTTAGAATGTATCTTGCAGTTAAAAATATCCGTATTGTTGCTCCTATCCCGGGTAAATCCACGATCGGTATCGAGGTTCCTAACAAACATAGAGAAGATGTTTTCCTCGGAGATATATTACGTTCTTCTTTAGCTCCTAAACCTAAAAAAGATCTGAATATAGTGATCGGTAAGGATATCTCAGGTAAGCTTGTTTCCATCGATCTAAATAAACTTCCTCACTTGCTTGTGGCGGGAACTACAGGTTCCGGTAAATCGGTTTGTTTAAATGCGATGATCGCTTCTCTCGTCCTGAATCTTTCTCCGGAAGAAGTTCGTTTTATCATGATAGACCCTAAGATGGTGGAACTCACTCTGTTTGAGGATATTCCTCATCTTCTTATGCCTGTGATCAAAGATGCTCGTAAGGCAACCAAGTCTCTTTCTTGGGTGATCCAGGAGATGGAGGCGCGTTATGAGGCTGTATCCCAATTGAAATGTAGGGATTTCCGTTCTTATAATGAGAAGGTAGAGGAGCATTATCACAAAGAAGGTTATAATAAAATGCCTTATCTTGTGGTGTTCATCGACGAGCTTGCCGATCTCATGATGGTTTCCGGAAAAGATCTGGAAGATGCGATCACTCGTATCAGCCAGAAGTCCAGAGCGGTCGGGATCCACTTGGTGATGGCGACCCAAAGACCTTCCGTTGATGTGATCACCGGTCTTATTAAAGCGAACTGTCCTGCAAGGATTGCATTCCATGTGGCACAAAAAACGGACTCAAAGATCATTCTGGATATGAATGGTGCTGAGTCTCTTCTTGGAAAAGGAGACATGTTGTACAAGTCTCCTACTTCTGCGGACCTGGCAAGGATCCAGGCTCCATTTATCTCTGAAGAAGAGATCGAGAAGATCGTGGAAGAGGCCAAAAAATACGGAGCTCCTACCTACGTAGAATTCGATTTGGAAGAAGAGACCGAATCTGAATCTGCAGAAGAAATGGATGAGGAGCTATTTGATAAGGCCTGGGAAATCGTAAGAACGGATAGAAAGGCGAGCGCGAGCTACTTACAGAGACGTTTGAAAATCGGCTATAACAGGGCGGCCAGGATCATGGAATTAATGGAAGAAAGGGGATACGTTTCTCCGATCCTGGGATCTAAGGGACGGGAAATTTTAAGGTCCGCATAA
- a CDS encoding LolA family protein translates to MKDTLSNRSIFIALSLTVLFGSSSLGAQSSAKHHWNSPSEVVKKVRKTFSDLKSYKADFVIQTESNKKVVTKKGVCYYKKGGKIKYEFSDPSGDEIVSDGKTLWIFIKRLNAAGKQDLTLNKSNKSGPIFSPMTEEGLSRIFRKYHYKFESIEQPQVSPKDNRQYFVLALEQREKIGGYETMTLYVDAQTSFIKKAVASDGRGKTTTVEFFGLDPNADIEDGVFNFRPDGNSKIVNNPLVSEE, encoded by the coding sequence ATGAAAGATACCTTAAGCAATCGTTCTATATTTATCGCCTTAAGCCTGACCGTATTATTCGGCAGCTCCTCTCTAGGCGCTCAGTCATCCGCAAAACACCATTGGAATTCACCTTCTGAAGTGGTTAAAAAAGTCAGAAAAACTTTTTCGGACCTAAAATCTTATAAGGCTGATTTTGTAATCCAAACGGAATCGAACAAAAAAGTGGTCACTAAAAAAGGTGTCTGCTATTATAAGAAGGGTGGAAAGATCAAATATGAATTTTCAGATCCTTCCGGTGATGAGATCGTTTCCGACGGTAAAACTCTTTGGATCTTTATCAAAAGATTGAATGCCGCCGGAAAGCAGGATCTTACATTAAATAAATCTAATAAATCCGGCCCTATTTTTTCCCCAATGACGGAAGAGGGTCTTTCCAGGATTTTCAGAAAGTATCATTATAAATTCGAGTCCATAGAACAACCTCAGGTTTCTCCTAAAGACAATCGTCAATATTTCGTATTGGCTTTGGAACAGAGAGAGAAGATCGGCGGTTACGAAACTATGACCCTCTACGTAGACGCACAAACTTCCTTTATCAAAAAGGCAGTGGCGAGTGACGGAAGAGGTAAGACTACAACTGTGGAATTTTTCGGATTAGATCCGAATGCGGATATCGAGGATGGAGTATTTAATTTCCGTCCTGACGGTAATTCTAAAATCGTAAATAACCCCTTGGTGTCGGAAGAATAA
- a CDS encoding helix-turn-helix domain-containing protein has product MNQKRVGQILREAREEKKLTVKDVSKDTNISVKYILALETEDYAQFPGETFTIGFLKNYGSYLKLDTGMLINLYRGEKIEESQAPLEELTKPTSNFYYDLNFDKNKLITAISVLVVAIAAVLVYTIIDGSSSDDDVAEESGRRLEIPENIDFINRSVPETRPESFILTANQGVSFSASNQQCKLFISSVEQGSDTNTAVLAFNVYPELTVYKFRLSEGQEKVLSYSIPEISSLRRSIRIAAQSVTGSSAKVLVSLSEEEKQGTTVQSNPQGEDSTKTLGDVPIQVTLFFSKPSYAEFMIDGQMGFRGLVQGGENKTLEAKDRLEIKVGDGSAVEMIQNGKPKVVLGRPGKLVKKVYIKTPNPYDSTQFIIKELGE; this is encoded by the coding sequence TTGAATCAGAAACGAGTAGGGCAAATCCTTAGAGAGGCTAGGGAAGAAAAAAAGCTCACTGTAAAGGACGTATCCAAAGATACGAATATTTCCGTTAAGTACATTCTCGCATTGGAGACTGAGGACTATGCTCAGTTTCCCGGAGAAACATTTACCATAGGATTTTTAAAAAACTACGGTAGTTACTTAAAGTTAGACACGGGGATGCTGATCAATTTATACAGAGGTGAAAAGATAGAAGAGTCTCAGGCTCCTTTAGAAGAACTCACCAAACCTACTTCTAATTTTTATTATGATCTAAATTTCGATAAAAACAAACTGATCACTGCTATTTCAGTTCTGGTAGTAGCGATCGCTGCGGTTTTAGTTTATACCATTATCGACGGATCTTCATCTGATGATGATGTCGCGGAAGAAAGTGGAAGAAGACTGGAGATCCCGGAAAATATAGATTTTATCAATCGTTCCGTTCCGGAAACAAGACCTGAAAGTTTTATCTTAACTGCGAACCAAGGTGTGAGCTTTAGCGCTTCCAACCAACAGTGTAAACTTTTCATCTCTTCCGTAGAACAAGGATCTGATACAAATACCGCAGTTCTTGCATTCAATGTGTATCCTGAATTGACTGTTTACAAATTCAGATTGTCCGAAGGTCAGGAAAAAGTTCTGAGCTATTCGATCCCTGAAATTTCTTCCTTACGTAGAAGTATCAGGATTGCCGCTCAAAGTGTGACCGGAAGTTCCGCAAAAGTTTTAGTTTCTTTAAGTGAAGAAGAGAAACAAGGCACTACTGTACAGTCTAATCCTCAAGGAGAGGATTCCACCAAAACTTTAGGTGATGTTCCGATCCAAGTTACATTATTTTTCTCTAAACCAAGTTACGCTGAGTTCATGATCGATGGCCAAATGGGTTTCAGAGGTCTTGTGCAAGGTGGAGAAAATAAAACTCTAGAAGCGAAAGATCGTCTGGAGATCAAAGTAGGAGACGGTTCCGCAGTGGAGATGATCCAGAACGGAAAACCTAAAGTGGTTTTAGGACGTCCCGGAAAATTAGTGAAGAAAGTTTATATAAAAACACCAAACCCTTACGATAGCACACAGTTTATCATTAAGGAGTTGGGCGAGTAA
- the rimO gene encoding 30S ribosomal protein S12 methylthiotransferase RimO gives MDKKFYITTLGCPKNTVDSMSMHHSLLEEGFLPATKPEESDFHLINTCTFIRSATEETIQTILGAAHAKKQEGQKLVVVGCFAERYPKDISAEIPEVDLVFGTGKYSQAGKIIKEAFRRDISSPAKTEFNSDIVERMKLSPEIENYSKPYAYVKVSDGCNRGCAFCIIPSLRGKFVDSPLEEIVRDTKRAIAAGAKEICLVSQDTVYYGKDSDKLLDMIKTVSDIENLEILRLLYLYPDKKTEKILRLMGETPKIAPYLESPLQHVSERVLKNMNRSGGYSQFRDLYSLAREMRPDLEIRTSFILGFPGETGEDVDEILRFVEETRPEKLNLFSYSPQEGTKGADLSQTVSDKEKAKRINLIRDTHLKILQEIHESRIGKTYTAIVDGLEGNTAIVRRLQDAPEIDEVVYVEDPSLKPGTIGKVKIESFYEYDMMGTWLES, from the coding sequence TTGGATAAAAAGTTCTACATCACCACTCTCGGATGTCCCAAAAATACCGTGGACTCCATGAGCATGCACCACTCCCTTTTGGAAGAAGGTTTTCTTCCGGCAACAAAACCGGAAGAGTCCGATTTCCATCTGATCAACACTTGTACTTTTATCCGCTCCGCAACGGAAGAAACCATTCAAACAATACTTGGTGCTGCCCACGCCAAAAAACAAGAAGGCCAGAAACTAGTCGTTGTAGGATGTTTTGCAGAAAGATATCCTAAAGATATCTCTGCAGAAATTCCGGAAGTGGATCTGGTTTTTGGGACCGGAAAATATTCCCAAGCAGGAAAGATTATCAAGGAAGCTTTCCGTAGAGATATTTCTTCTCCTGCAAAAACCGAATTCAACTCGGATATCGTGGAGAGAATGAAACTTTCTCCTGAGATAGAGAATTATTCCAAACCTTATGCATACGTAAAGGTTTCGGACGGTTGTAATAGAGGTTGTGCATTCTGTATCATTCCTTCTCTTCGCGGAAAATTCGTGGATTCTCCTCTGGAAGAGATCGTCCGAGATACGAAAAGGGCAATTGCTGCAGGTGCAAAAGAGATCTGTTTAGTTTCCCAAGATACAGTGTATTATGGAAAAGACTCCGACAAACTTCTGGATATGATCAAAACTGTATCTGATATAGAGAACCTGGAAATATTAAGATTATTATATCTATATCCGGACAAGAAGACTGAAAAAATCCTGAGACTCATGGGCGAGACTCCTAAGATCGCTCCTTATTTGGAATCTCCTCTCCAACATGTTTCCGAAAGAGTATTAAAAAACATGAATAGAAGTGGGGGATATTCCCAATTCAGAGATTTATATTCTCTCGCAAGAGAAATGAGACCTGATCTTGAGATCAGAACTTCTTTTATACTAGGTTTTCCCGGAGAAACAGGGGAAGATGTGGATGAGATCCTACGATTTGTAGAAGAGACTCGTCCTGAAAAATTGAATTTATTCTCTTATTCTCCTCAAGAAGGAACTAAAGGTGCAGATTTGTCCCAAACAGTTTCCGACAAAGAGAAGGCGAAAAGGATCAATCTGATCCGAGATACACATTTGAAAATCCTACAAGAGATCCACGAATCCAGAATAGGTAAAACTTATACTGCGATCGTAGATGGACTGGAAGGTAATACTGCAATCGTCAGACGTTTGCAAGATGCTCCGGAAATAGACGAAGTGGTTTATGTAGAAGATCCTTCTTTGAAGCCGGGCACAATCGGAAAAGTGAAAATCGAATCTTTTTACGAATACGACATGATGGGAACTTGGTTGGAATCTTGA
- the pgsA gene encoding CDP-diacylglycerol--glycerol-3-phosphate 3-phosphatidyltransferase produces the protein MNPNINLPNALTVLRVASLPFFIWFLYQKEQAYHIAALVLFSLASLTDFIDGYLARKWKQETEFGKFLDPLADKIIVVGCFTTFIFLHEQIELWMVILIIGRDMLITTLRYLAIRLGKSIRTTMLGKVKTAFQMGAIILILIFFILVSSNKRILINEVYQSGKLAGMSVFGIASENAVAFVKVWQENGAPGWNELVFGLGGFVPYFGMLLTTLITVLSGIRYLISNREVIRYSSIRKAFGKNGN, from the coding sequence TTGAATCCGAATATTAACTTACCCAACGCTCTTACCGTACTGAGAGTTGCTTCTCTTCCTTTTTTCATCTGGTTCCTGTACCAGAAGGAGCAGGCTTACCATATCGCCGCTTTGGTTTTATTTTCTCTGGCATCTCTCACAGATTTTATTGATGGTTATCTGGCCAGAAAATGGAAACAAGAGACCGAGTTCGGAAAATTTTTAGATCCACTCGCGGATAAGATCATCGTAGTGGGCTGTTTTACAACATTCATATTTTTACACGAACAAATCGAACTTTGGATGGTAATACTGATCATCGGAAGAGATATGCTGATCACGACCTTACGTTATCTTGCGATCCGTTTGGGAAAATCTATCCGAACCACAATGCTTGGAAAGGTAAAGACCGCCTTTCAGATGGGTGCCATTATTCTAATTTTGATCTTCTTTATATTAGTTTCTTCGAATAAAAGAATTTTGATCAATGAGGTCTACCAAAGCGGTAAACTTGCAGGAATGAGCGTTTTTGGGATAGCTTCCGAAAACGCAGTTGCATTCGTTAAGGTTTGGCAGGAAAACGGTGCCCCTGGCTGGAACGAATTGGTATTCGGACTAGGTGGATTTGTTCCGTATTTCGGAATGCTTTTGACCACTCTAATCACTGTACTTTCAGGAATACGTTATTTGATCTCAAACAGGGAAGTGATCCGTTACAGCTCTATACGGAAGGCCTTCGGTAAAAATGGAAATTAG